TACCAACTTCATCTGAAATTTCTTCTAAATTATCCCATATCCATTGCCAGATTTTATGCGGAACTTTTATTGTTTCATGGTTTATTTTAATCATTTTTGAAATCAAACAATTTTGGAGATTTAGAGTCTATTAGAAATTTTCTAATGCGTCTTTCTGCTAATTTTATATACTCTTTATTTATATCATATCCAATATAATGCCGTTTTGCTTTAATTGCTGCTATCGCGGACTGACCGCTTCCCATAAAAGGGTCTAAAACAATCTCTCTTTCAAAAGTATAAAGTTGAATCAACCTATATGGAAGTTCTACGGGGAAAGGAGCTGGATGCCCAATCTTACGCGCTGGTTCTGCTGGAAATGTCCAGACACTTTTGGTAAATTCAAGAAACTCTTCTTTGGAGATGGTGTTTTTTCTCTTGTTATTATTCTTCCTACCGAATGTGCCTTTAGAAAAAACCAATATATATTCGTGAATATCTCGTAAAGTTGGATTTGTCGCAGACAGCCAACTTCCCCAGGCTGTGGAAGGACTAGAACTTGAAGCTTTGTTCCATATAATTTCTCCTCTCATCAAGAATCCCAAATCAAGCATATCTCTCACAATGAAAGTATGCAGTGGAATATATGGTTTCCTCCCTAAATTTGCAATATTAATACATGCTCTACCTCCAGGAACAAGTACTCTATAAACTTCTTTCCAAATCCTTTTCAAAAATCCCAAATATTCCTCAAGTGTAAAATCCTCATCATATTCTTTTCCTACATTATAAGGTGGGGAGGTCACCATTAAATGAACGCTATTATCTGGCAGCTCTTCCATCATTTCAGAAGACTTACAGAAAATTTTATCTAAAAATTGTTCAGGGATAGGATTTTCTACATACTTAACTTTCTGCTCCTTGGGCAATCCTTGGTATAGTTTGCTTGTATAAAAGGCTGTAGAATCATGGTTTATTCTCCCGGGAGAGCCGAAAGAACTCGTTTGAGTTCCTTTCTTTCTTTGGTTGGTTTTCATTTCAATCTTCCCTCCAGTAATCCACCCACCTTTTGTAAGGGTTGTAATCTATTTTTGTTCTTTGCCAATGTATTTTAATAGTTTGGGATAATGCATCTTCAACTAAACTTGATAGTGCCTCCCTGGTTATTTCCACACCTCTTGGATTTGTCCCCTGTTTAGGAAGTTTAATATATCTTTCTTTACCTATTCTATCAAAAAGTCCTTTTTGGGCTTCCAGTGGTATGTAATAAAATCCTCCTGTATTATTCCAATTAATTTGTATAAGCAAAATATCACAATGAGGATAATAAGTTTCTCTAAATTCTTTTG
This Candidatus Cloacimonadota bacterium DNA region includes the following protein-coding sequences:
- a CDS encoding site-specific DNA-methyltransferase, which produces MKTNQRKKGTQTSSFGSPGRINHDSTAFYTSKLYQGLPKEQKVKYVENPIPEQFLDKIFCKSSEMMEELPDNSVHLMVTSPPYNVGKEYDEDFTLEEYLGFLKRIWKEVYRVLVPGGRACINIANLGRKPYIPLHTFIVRDMLDLGFLMRGEIIWNKASSSSPSTAWGSWLSATNPTLRDIHEYILVFSKGTFGRKNNNKRKNTISKEEFLEFTKSVWTFPAEPARKIGHPAPFPVELPYRLIQLYTFEREIVLDPFMGSGQSAIAAIKAKRHYIGYDINKEYIKLAERRIRKFLIDSKSPKLFDFKND